The genomic region GGTTCGCTCGCTGGGAGCAACCTGTGGGGCTACGACGACCATCCGCTGCGCGTCATGATTGTTGGCGACGAGCGTTACGCCGAAGCCCGTGGTTTAGAGGGGTGGTATCGACGACGCGAAGCCAATACCTCTGAAGATGAAGAACTTTGGGAAAACGAGGATGAGAACAGTTATCAGACATCCTTCCCCCGCATGGCTGACGGCGTAATCAAAGCCATGCAGATGGGGAAGCTGCATGGAACGAACTGTTATTCGAGGGCGCAGTCCATCGGTCAGCGTTAAACAACGGCGAGCGAGTGTGGTTGGCTGATGTGGAAAAAGCGGCAATGAGTTAATATTACCGCGAGTCAATAGTAGTAGGCATACTCTGTATGCCGTAATCCGTGCGCGAATCGACCTATAGCTCCAGCGGAGCCACAGGTGTAGCATGGGGTTGATACGCGTATGTAGTAATCGTCGAGTATAGAAACTCGACCTACAGGCGACCTAGCAACCTGCGTGAATAACAATCAGTCACGCTCCCGTCTTGACTTTCGCTTAAGATCCCCCGTTCAACCGCTTGATGAGCGGATGACGACGGTCCTCCAACGGCAGGTACGCTCTCGCCTCCGTAAAATGGGATTCATAGACGGCACTGACACATTCTAGGGAAGTCAGCACTTGAGAACCACCGAGCTCCGGCTGCCGATCCTTGCGGATCGCGTCCACCATGTCCCGCACACTCCAGATCGAATGCCTACTCGACCACGATCGACCGTCAATTACAAAGACCTCTTCGGGTAGCAACACGCGTTTCCATTGGGGCGTGTGCGCAGCAAATGAAACATCGAAGGGACAATGCCACATTTCATCTACCCCAGTCTGGGGATTCGGCTTAATCATCAGTTGCCCTTCACTCCCTAAAATGTGAGGTCCCATCATCCAGCCCTGTAGCGGATCACGACAATAAAGCTCAATCAAACCGCTCGCACCTTTTTTCCCACCGAGATGAATCATCATTGTGTCCCCTGCCACCATTCCGTTATCGCGCCGATCCGTCTTGCATAACTCGTTGCTGTGCATGATGTCGTCAACCCCAACTGGGTGTCTTCGATAGGTAGCCTGTGCATGAACCCACGCAATGCCGTCCATGAAAAAATCCATCTCATCAAAGTAGTGAACACCCATCTCCATCAGCTCAAATCCTGCTTCGCGTCCCTTTCCCACCTCACGGATAGAACGAAAGTCGCCAATCCGCCCCGATTCAATCCACTCCTTTGCATGACGAAATAGCGGCGTAAATCGATATTGATGACTCACCGCAAGCCGCACCCCTGCTCCTTTACAAGCCGCGACCATCCGATCAGCGGTTTCCAGGTCGGTAGAAAGCGGTTTCTCGCTCAAGACATTTATACCAGCCTCCGCAGCAGCAATCGCAACCGGCGCGTGTAGTGGTGCATGGGTGCAAACACTGACGACATCCAACGTTTCCTTCTCAAACATCTCTTGGAAGTCGGTGTAACGATTGGATACGGCATACTCGTCCGCTCGTGCATTGAGTGCCGTGGGCTGAATGTCGCACAAGGCGACAAGCTCCACATCTTTCAGATTTGCGTATGCAGTTGCATGGCTCCGGCTGATTCCACCGCAGCCAACAATCCCAGCGCGTAATGTCATTGATATGCCTTCCTTTCTGTTTTCAATGAACTGAATGAGAGCGCCATCAATTCATTACTCGATGAAATCTGACATCTCCCACACTAGGATCGGTCCAGTCGATGACCCAGAGACGAGTTTTGTGCCGTCGGGCGAAAATGCCACAGACATCAAGGCGCGTCCATCTCCTTGAAATGTGTCGAGATGGCTGCCCGTCTCTACATCCCACAACTCAACCGTGTTATCCGACCCCGATGCGAGCTTTGTGCCGTCGGGGGAGAACGCCACAGACCAAACCCAATCCCTATGCCCCTCAAGTGTATCAACATCTGTGCCCGTCTCAACATCCCACAATTTAACAGTTCTGTCTTTCGATCCTGAGGCAAGTCTCGTCCCATCGGGTGAGAACGCTACAGACCTAACCTCGTCTGTATGCCCCTCAAATGTAGCAATATTTTTTTCCGTCTCAGCATTCCACAACTTAACGGTTTTGTCCTTCGATCCTGAGGCGAACCTCGTACCGTCGGGGGAAAATACCATAGAGTAAACCCCATTCGTATGCCCTCGGAGCGTGGCGGTATTTTCTCCTGTCTTAACATCCCACAGCCTGATATTCTTGTCGTCCGATCCCGAGGCAAGTCTCGTCCCATCGGGCGAAAACACCACAGACCAAACCCAACCCCTAGATCCTTGGAGTGTGGCGATATTTCTGCCCGTCTCAATATCCCATAACTTGATCCTTCCGACCGCCCCCGGAGTGGAAGCTAGTGTCGCGCCATCGGGTGAAAATGCCACAGACATAACCGCTCCCATTTTTTCTGAGAACGTGACAACCTGTTTTCCCGTCTCTATCTCCCATAATTTGACACCTTGTGACACAGATAAACCTGTAGCGAGTTTGGCACCATCGGGCGAAAACGCTATAGAATTGACTCCATCTAGATGCCCTGCAATCGTATTGATATTCTTTCCTGTCGAAACCTCCCATATTTCAACCGTTCCATACCCTCCTGAAATGGAGGAAGCGAGTTTCGTACCATCAGGGGAGAATGCCACAGAGGTGGACAATCCTCGAGGCCCGTGGAATGTGTTCATATTTTCTCCTGACGAAACGTCCCATAGTTTGACCATTCCATCCGTATCTCCCGAGGCGAGTGTCGTGCCATCGGGCGAAAACGCTACAGAGGTGACTCGAGATCTATGTTGTACAGATTTGAAAGCACGACGAGCAAAAATCTGAAGCATCTGCTCCCCAGCGGAGGGATTATCTGTACCTCCGGACGTTCTGATATTTTTTCCTGTCTTAACATCCCACAACCCGACGGTTGTATCTGCTGACCCTGAAGCGAGTTTTGTACCATCAGGTGAAAATGCTATAGATTCGACTCTGTCTGTATGTCCCGTAAGTGTGGTGATATTTTTTCCTGTCTCAACCTCCCACAGTTTGATGGTTTTATCTATAGATCCCGAAGCGAGTTTCGTACCATCAGGTGAGAATGCCACAGATCTTGGTAATTCCACATGCCCTGTGAGTGTGTTAATATTTTTTCCTGTCTCAACTTCCCACAATTTGACGGTTTTGTCGATTGACACCGAAGCGAGTTTTGTACCATCAGGCGAGAACACCACAGACCAGATCAATCCTGTATGCCCATCAAGCGTGGCAATATTTGTCCGTGTTGCAAAATCCCACAGTTGGATCGTATCTCCATCTGCCCCGGCGAGCTTC from Candidatus Poribacteria bacterium harbors:
- a CDS encoding Gfo/Idh/MocA family oxidoreductase, with translation MTLRAGIVGCGGISRSHATAYANLKDVELVALCDIQPTALNARADEYAVSNRYTDFQEMFEKETLDVVSVCTHAPLHAPVAIAAAEAGINVLSEKPLSTDLETADRMVAACKGAGVRLAVSHQYRFTPLFRHAKEWIESGRIGDFRSIREVGKGREAGFELMEMGVHYFDEMDFFMDGIAWVHAQATYRRHPVGVDDIMHSNELCKTDRRDNGMVAGDTMMIHLGGKKGASGLIELYCRDPLQGWMMGPHILGSEGQLMIKPNPQTGVDEMWHCPFDVSFAAHTPQWKRVLLPEEVFVIDGRSWSSRHSIWSVRDMVDAIRKDRQPELGGSQVLTSLECVSAVYESHFTEARAYLPLEDRRHPLIKRLNGGS